AAACGAAAATTTGGAAGTGAGAGTAAAGAACTCTTAGAAACTGAAGAAAAGGACCAAATTATTAGATGCACTTTTTGTACGTCTAAAATATTTACAATTAGTCTTTATGAGATCTTTATATGCAAGATCCATGTGGGATTCACCTTCTACATCAGTAAATAATCTTGCAAGAACATGTTAGGAGTTAATTTTTAGCTGTAGTCAAACACTACACTAAGGAGTGAAATAATCAAGCAGCTTGAGACATTGATCATAAGTTTTAGTTTATTcgtaaaaagaaaaaatgaaaaagaaaaaaaaacacaggTCCTAGTTTGTGTGATCATCTTTCTCCATTGCTATCCTCGTGTTGTGAGTTTCGTGAACCCCATTTAAAGCATTTTGGTACTGACTCATGCATGTGCATATTGTTCTACTTGATATGTTGAGAACTTGCTAATAATTTGTTGCGAGCCTGCCATGTTATTTATCGTTTGATGTGTAAATCACAGTTGGACATATCAATTAAAGTGCAAGTATCCAGCTTGTTAGGTCAGCTGATTATTGCAAACTCCTACTAGTACAGGGAACACTCAGTATCGAGTCCTGATGATTTACTGGTTTGGTCTCGCCTGAATCAGTTATTGATGTAATCCAGATGAGAAAAATATTAAGTGCAAGCTTTCCCTACAAGCCTAGGTCAGGCAACCTAGCTTAGTTTCAACTTTCAATTGAGCCTGGAAGGTTGGATATGCATTGCACCCCATCGGCAACCTTAAAAGTCCGCTACAGCAAATGCCTATGGAGTAGGAGATAGGAGGGAAATACCATAAGTTGGGTTCGGTATTTTCATGAATGGGAATGCTAACCGTAGTTTAATATCTGTAGTGATCAAAGTTCAAATCCCATCACAATCCACATGTCGAATGGCACATGTGAGAGATCCAGGTTGTTCAGGCAGGACTCATTGCTAATATGCTGTGTTCCAAAAATTAGGCTGGCCTGCTCATTAgctggacctgatttttgggaaatGAGTGTTACATTCACTATGTGACTTACCCGATTAACAACATGAATCTGACTCACATCTGACACACTGGCTTGTGTTGGGCAACTGGGTTTTACAAATGCATTTGCATGATCGGTCAGTTTTCCTTCAATTCTTCTgtcaaaaccaagaaaaaagtCTTGATCATGATTTGAGTTCCCATGCCCATTAGCCTGCAATGGATTTCTCCCTTGTGACTGTACACGACTTGTGAGTTCTACTTCTTAGCATAGAAAAGGACACAGGCCCTCTTTTCACCATCACAATGACCACCAACACATCATCACACCACCATCAATGATTCAGTATAGCCTTGTCTAGCTATTTGAGGCCAGCTTTTCAGATCCCATTTTGCCAAAAAATTTCATGTGAGGCCCTACCTTCAATGTGTAAAAAGCTTTTATCCCTTCTCATAATCTCAAAGGCCTTCATATTCGTTGTTGTAATCTCTATCCAAGTCCTTTTAGGTCCTCCTTTCAGGCCCTTCAACCCCAATCAAACTTCCCTTACCATGTACATCTTTGGTTTTCTTAGCATGTGACTGAACCTTCTCAATTGACTCTACATCATCTTCTCCAATTGGGACTACTCCCAAGTTTCTTTAaatcaatgttcgaaatatcgacaTCGCGTTACGTATTGTATCCTtaggatatagatacgtatcggttatagCATGGTATACATCGTTTGTATCGgttaatttatcgcacttttgcaaaacatggggaaacattgggaaaatggttgaatttttcaatgaaacttcaaggattgttataaaaaaaaaagaaaaaaaaaagggcttaATACGCACTTTTATATCATAAGtcataacatcttaaaaaagaagtgcacataataagtttcctttgtatagggtccttagctatgcgttgtctgactgaactaatgcaactatatttaaattgaatgcataacatttagtgtatgtgatgatcatttcatcaaacattcctaaatacttcgaaattcgtctcaattgacagcttgttgaaggaaaattttgaaataaataaataatattttattaaaaatgatttttattttgcaaaaattgacaaggacttgacaaatcagtagatcaaccctcatacatgcttgatttcatatttggagtacaacattgcaagcaatttgggagaaattggggaaattttgaattttccccgaattggaccacctacactcaaattttgaaattagagtgtatgtgttCTAAATACTTTGCAATTagtctcgactggtcgaaggaaaatttcaaaaaaagaaagaaaaaagaaacatggagaatatgaagaaccaatagatatcgaaatcaaagctctaactccatgattttcatgtaaaacatgaagaaccaatggatttgtaaccatttgacattgatttaacataatttcatttttaaaaaaggaTTGGAAATTGAAGATGCTCATTGGGTCGAACGTCTAGGATAATGTTAGCACTATCTGTGCATTTCAtattgcataggtgggatacaagatatatcgtgggatatatcgaccaatatcgtcgatatttaaaacattgctttaAATGACCTCATTgtttattttagtttcttttgaaaaaataaaaataaaatggcccTAAGGATTGACCATTGCAAGGTTTTGGCCCTAGTTCCTTAACTATTATTTTTTTGGCAATGGTTCAACTTTTGAATTTTTTCATATGAAGTTGCCCTTAATGCCAGTGTACGATGGTTGCTTGTCTTGGAAGTTGAAAAACGTTCTTCTTAaaggagtgggtcccactaattAGGAATGGGCCCACTCCACGGGAGATCCGTTTTGCTGGTTATAATCGGCCAACTGTGAAACCACTGAGGGagtttttctgttttctttcgaAACTTTGTGTCCCACAATGGTATTAATATTGTTCGTTTATTCCGAACTGTTTCctccggtgtggtccatttgtgatgAGTTTTGCCCTCAAACTCGGGCCGATGACATAAAATTAAAACCCTTATGTTTGGACGGTGAATTTGCTTTATGACAAACCAGTGGCCCCTGCATAAGATATCTAAAAGGCCTTATTGTGGGGGCCCTGCTGCAGGAGGGGCCTTATTGTGGGACCCTCTTTTCTTCGTTTCTCTTTGTTCTTTTCCAGGAGGGGACCACGCACTCACCGAAGCTTCCACGACAGTTGGAAGGTTTGTGTGGGGGACTGCGACACTCTTCAACGACTCTCTGATGACGCTCCAGCATACTCACCACACGCTTCAGGCGGAAAATGAGTATTTTTTGGAGATTTTCGACCACGTTTTGACTCTTTGACATACAAGCTATGATGGCCAAACGTGGGTTTATGTAAGGATAATAGTGGCTTTTTtggattttgtttttatttttttggtagggTATCAATAGTAGGAGTTTGTAAAAGGCAGGAGTGTGGTGGTActctatggtttttttttttttcctacatatgtatcaatggtgggagtttgtgaaagggaggagAGTGTGGTGGTCCCCTTCTATGGAAGCTTGATGTCATTTTTAGTGTTAAAGGGAGTTTTTTTTAGACCATGGAATTTGGATCGTTGATGGGAGGTTTGTAGATCGTTGATGGACGTTGGGATCTCACTTGAATTGTTGATGAGGGGTCTGTAGATTGCTTGTGGACATTGGGATCTCACTTGGATCGCAAATGGGAGGTATGCGGATCGCCGATAGGCATTGGGATCACACTTGGATCGCTGATGGGGTCTATGGATTGCCGATGGGCATTTGGATCACAATTGGATAACTGGTGGGGTTTGTGGATTGCCAATGGGCATTGGGATCATATTTCGATCGCTGATGGGGTTTGTGGATTGTCAATGGGTGTTAGGATCGCAAATGGAGCTTTGGATTGCACTTGGTTCACTGTGAATCTCACTTGGACAGTGGGATTGCTGATGGGACACTATGGATCACGGATGGGTGCTCTGGATTGCACCTGTGCTCTCTGTTCCCTTGACTTAAGCTAATACTATCTTTCATGCACTAAAGATTCCTTTTGCGAACCAAGAAAACCGGGTCCTTGCTTGGATTATGTCAATGTAAAGGTGTCCTCGAAGTACTTGGTAGTATTTCTAACTCATGTGAATGATGATTTCAATAAGTGCCATgtcaagggagagagagagagagagagagagatgttgagAAAAACCTGCTTTGGCTCTACTGGATTTCGATGAGAGAAAATGGATTGGTCATGAACAATTGATCCATTGCCCGATGCAAAGGCACCTCAGTGACTTCTGGTTTGACTTTCAGGGCATCATCCTCGGATTTAGGGAGATGGACTTCACCTTGATAATGGGTCTGAAGTGGAAACCACTTGACGAATTGAACCAAACTGGTGTGGAGTCTTCTTAAGGAAGGACTATTAAGGAGCGATATTTCAAGGAACGGTCTCTAATTGTAAAGAGTGATTTGCTTGAGGCATTTCTTTCACCCAAAGGGACCAACAAACACCTAGACGCTGTGAAGTTGGCCATGCTAATGTGTGTTGAGAATTTAATTGTTGGATTGCCTGAAAAGAATGGGTGTGTAGATGAATATATCGATTTagtaaataatttaaataattttgatAGTTGCCCTTGGAGGAGTGTGGGGTACCAAATATTGAAGGCAAAAGCCAATACTATAATTAAGAAACACTATTCGGACTTGTGCAACTTCTGTGGATGCCCATTTGCCCTACAAGCAATTCTTTTTTACTACGAGGTTTCGTAAACTATTATTTTTGTAGATTTCGTTGCCACTATACTAtgcctagggctgtacacgagtcaaactagctcgaaaagctcgctcgactcggctctacTCACCTCGGAttaactcggcttgaaaggccgactcaaggcaagtcaagcttgtttactaaagctcaagttgagttcaagccaagttcgaccatggtgtatttcaactcaactcgactcgagctcgagctcagctcgagtaatatattttaataatatatattatatatattatattaatattaaatataatatatatatatatatttaagtttaaaaaaagaagttaaaacttataagtttttactaaaaaaccctacccgaCCTTGCTcgtccccattccctctttttctttcccttacctaccgaggtaaactcgacttgactcgaatcactagctcgactcgaactcgactcgaaagctttggcaaccaagccaagcttcaatgttgagctcgagctcgaactcgagtatagcatggacgagtcaagccaagcttggcccacctcgactcgactcggctcgatgtatagCCCTAACTATGCCTCATATTAATTCTTCTTGTTTCCCTCATTCAACAAATTTGGGCATATGAGGTTTGGCCTGACGTATGTGGCCTAAAGACCTAGGCCACCAGATGAAGTAGTTCTATTAGAATTCCACGACTTCTGAATTGGACTACGATCAAGGTTGCAAAATACAATAGTCTTTAAGAATATACGGGTAAGTTGGAATATTAGTTATTGGTTTGTTCGTTGTGTATTACCATGCTCAATGTTTTTGACATTACATACATGCTGTTGTAGATTAGGACCAATGGGGAACTCATCCCCACTGCGGATGAGGAAAAATCTGTCGCTGTTAGAGAAGTTCCCACATTTATCTTGGGGAAGGAGATGGACAAGGAGgatgatgtgggaaaggcagatgaggagaagaaagaggtgggaaaagagaggaagagtaAGAAGAAGATGGATATAAAGGAGGAGATGGGAAAGGAAGAGGATGGGAAGAGAGAGGTGGGAAAAGAGAGGGGTAAGAAGAAGATGTATACCAAGGAGGAGATGGGACATGAAGCTAGTAGGCAGGAAGCAGGAAAACCACCGTATGAAGTGTTGATTGAGCAACTATCTACGAATATATCTACTCAATTTGGAAGAATCAATTACAAATTGAAGTTGTCTAGTAGGGTTACGCGAAGTAGAAAAGATATTCAGGAGCTAAGAGAGGAGAATCATAATACATGTAAAGAAATGAAGATGCTACGGGCGGAGCTTGAGGCACTCAAGGTATTTATAAGTTGCAATCATTATGTTATTGTCTTACAATATTATACTGACAAATATCGAGAAACATTGCAtgtcatgtatgttatttataTGCAGGGTATTAGCCGATCGTTCCAAGGAGGGGAGGCAAGGGACCGACTAAGTCTTGTCGATCATGGAGGGGGCCAAACCGGCTTCGTCGATCGCTCTGCACTTGTAAACGAGATGGGGGGCCTACCCGCACCCGTAAACATGATGGGGGGCCAACCTGCATTATTTGTGACACCTCCTCAGATTCTCCGCGAGGTAGTGCAGGGCGGTGAGAAGAGGGTGAAACGTGAAACTTACTCTTCACGCTTCCTTGTCTCTCCCTTCACAGCCCCTCGCGCCGAACAGGATGAAGTTAGTGCTCTTGATGCAGGGTATATGGACCCATCCAGAAGCCTTACCCTTGAGGAGCTCAATTTGGTAAAGAATGCTTATGATAACGAAGGCTTATCTTGGCTAAGATGCCTATGGAGAGATGAATCTTGGGTTGATGATGAGGTAACTTATCTTGCCCATTAAGTTACTTTATTTGGGATTGAATATAGTAAATGTTTACGGATACTTGCATTTTGCAGGGTATTAACCTTTATATGGAATTTTTGACGGAACGTCGCATAAAATATCCTCTACAGTATCCCCAGAATTGCCTATTCGTCAATACCTTTTTCATGGTAATGTATCGTAAAACCCACATTGCTTCTTTGGATTTTACGACTAATGTATATTGAAACAATTAAACTTATTACTTTTAACTCTTCTGTAACAGCGAATATTGGAGTTTGACATCAAGAAGATATATGAATATGGCGCGGGAGACCACAACAACAGAGAGGATTTGGGAGGGAAGGTTCTTCCTAGGAATATGTTGTCGATGGTTAAAGGAATTCATGAGGGGAAACATATGTGGGAGTATGATTGTGTAAGCGTTAAACTTCACTTCCATCTGTATATGTGGATCAATTCATGGCATTTTGTAAGGTGCACTTATAATTTGCTTCGTATGACTTTTGTAGGTATATTTCCCTTTGAATGCACGGGAACGACATTGGTTCCTAGCAGTCTTATACCCGAGGAGACGAATGCTTGAGTTGTATGACAGTTTGCATTATGAATGGGAAGGAAAGTATGATACGTTCGTCAAAGCATTTCTTGAGGGAGTGCGTTGGATATTTCATATCGTCGACGATGGGAATTCGTACTGGGAAGatcaatggacggttgaaatgataATGGCTACCCCAAAGCAAAATAACGGGTATGATTGTGGGGTATACGTGATGAAGTACATTGACTTCCTATGTAGTAGGAAATCCATTGACTTTGGCCGAGTAAGTATCGAATATAACCGTCTAAGTGGGCTTTCAAGTTtgtattttagggcatgtttggatacgcGTTTTGGATGTATTGTATCGTATTAGAAGTAATGATTTGACGTTTACCATGTTTGGATTGGAGTGAATAGGAGTTGAATCCCATGCGTGCGAATACAAACTCCAACCAAAATTTTGAACCGACGGTAGAGTATTGTCAGTGGGTTCTGTTGCCGTCAATACTTCATATTCATTGTGTTGTATTCGGCAGCggatgaaaatttgaaatttgtatGATTACAAGATATCTGGTACCTATGCAGTGTAAAATCGGGACCGTTCATTTGGTACATTTCAACGTGAAAATCATCTGGGCTATAAATCAGAAAGTTCCATACGTCAAACAGGCCACCCAACCCAATTAAGATTGTACAATACGCAGACataatacgtcctatccaaacattgatctgtataacgtattgtatactatgccaaacaatacctcctatccaaacattaatTAGTATCtggttgatttggatgtattctgaaaaccgtccaatgtatacatgaacagtacccaaatacaatacaatacgatactatacgcgaatccaaataGGGCCTTAATGTCTAATATTTTCTCCCCTTCTTTTACTAAATATGTTACTTTCAATGTTAACAGGATGATATCCCTAAATTTAGGAAGACACTTTCCTTCGATTGTCTCCAAATGTATAGGCAGTATGCAGTGGTGCCACAATCTGTTGTGGCCAAAAGGGAAAGTAAGGATGAGGTAGATATTGAAGAAGTAAAACAATTGGTAGGGCCCGAAGTTGAAGTACTAACAAAGAGAAAGAAGTTGGCCTCCAAACCCATTACGAACAGATTTCTTTTCAGAAAGCGTAAAAAGGATGTTTAAATATTGGATGTAATTCTTTGTAGTTGAATATATGTGGTGTACGTGGTAGGTGGATGTAAATTCATTTACACTAGTATCCATTGAAATAAGAAAATGATTCTTCTGTATATTTGGTTTGTTACTGATATTGGATCTGATGGACTGTGGCTTGTTAGACAACAATGTGAAGTTCTTACATGCGCTCAGTGGTAGTGCAACTACCTTATGAGATCCATCTGCATCTCTATAATGTCATGTGGGCCATGCAGAAACTCAAGCTAAAAGCAATTGTatccaaggtgttccgtatctgtTATGATACGCccataaaggccgatacgtataggtaacggccatgatcgttacacgatacgggggtgaaacggggcagttgatttttttgggaccgtatcggccgttatggtggccgtaaaggctgttataGGGCATAACAACTGTTACTCctgtaacggtcgaaaaacgaccactttttttttttttttctatttaaatccatttttctccccgatttattattattattatttttaatatatataacttttctcattccaaaaactctcctagatcattttacaatagatttcgaccactcttactatagtttttaatattaaaatcgtagattgaagtgatttgagcgaatagaagtttcgacgcctttttttttttcaaaaaattgaaaaagtagtatttatgcaatttttcttatttctagttttaatgcttgattgtgatgtgtaaacatcaaatacatataatcatgttcacaaattcactagacaacccgttacaacactctcaccaaagattgGACTATTACActgccataaacatgttcaaaacaaaaaatgaatacatatttggaatatttacattattcttgattttctaaatatttttttcagaattttttgggcaaaagaaaattttcaaccgttacggtgGTCGTAACAATCGTTACGCCCCCGAATCGGCCATTGCAGccgatacccgtatcggtaatggtggtgaccgttacggccaccgttactgatacggaataccttgattgTATCATAATTTGAATTATCCACTATCAACGAATGTAATGTGGATCGGTTAGATCATACCTGGGGAGGCTAGATCGCACCTAGGGAAGGTGGATCGCCGATCTAGTGTCCTAGCGGCAATCCACCTTCCCCAGGTGCAATCTAGCGTCCCATCGACAATCCACCTTCCTCGGGTGCGATCTACCGTATCCTATCGGCAATCCATCTTCCCTAGGTGCGGTCGACAGTGTCCCAACAACAATCCACCTACCCCAGGTGTGATCCAAACTTCTATTTTTCTTTCATACTTCTGAAAAATATTCAACTTCTTTGCTTTTCTTTcaacttctctctttctttcaaatttttttattttttattttttaacttctcAACTTTTTTCTAACTTCTCTTATTTTTCAAACTTCTACAACTCTCTTTTTCTAACCTATACTGTTGAATTGATTTTCATCCTGAATGGTCGTTCGAACATGACCATCATATTCCGTTTTGTTAATCAAGTGTCATCTTGGGATCTGGGCTACAAAAACTTCATCAATGTACATATATTCATCAACGTACATATGAAAAAATTGGTGAACTGCATTACTTATTAAAAATTGTCCAATCCACAACATCTAAATCACAAAAAACGGTTTAGAATGAAATTTGCAAGAATAGCACTAAATTACAAAAATTGGCCAATGACACGTACATAGTTTTCTGCATCGAATTTACAAAAATTAATTTTCATTAACGACGGGTACGAAGGTGCACGTCACCCAAGTGTATCATGTTCTCTTGCACCTAGAGCATCTTACGGTTGTTCTGTCTTCTCCTAATTATGTTCTACCGTCTTTcagaagatttttttattttatatggaGGACAAATTTTATCACATATCGGTATAACATCTTCTGGTGTGTCCCATTGGCTAATATCAGGAACTGGGTACATCGAATCTTGGTATGTCCGTCGGTAAATATCAAGAACTGGGTACATGTAGGCAAGACAACATTATCGTTTTGTACTCACCACATGAACATTCCGCAATTGTCAATTTCACCATGTCGCTATTCCCCTTGACTTCGAGATCAATTGCAAATATCACTGTACATACTGTCCTCTGTGCATTAGGAGACCGAGCTTCGTCATTTGTTTCTCCACCCATGAAGTCACTCTTCCCGAAAAAACGATGGCATCTTCTCTTCTAACGAGGAAAAATTGTTGCATCTTGTGTTTCACTTCATTAAGAAGTTCTGTTATCAGGTATTCTCTTGGCTGTTTCCATAATGCTTTTGCGCTCTCTAATATGTTTATAGTTATGATGTTGTATCTTTTGCCCTGAAAGAATAAAGATTCCCATCTGTCTTTGTCTATATTACTAAGCCAATGATATGCGGAAGGGTTAGCCAATGCTATACAACGCGTGAGCTCCTCAAATATGCTATTCTTGCATGTCTTAGCAGCTAGCCAGTAGTACCTTTCAACGACCTATccttgcatgcatcatttgagAAAACATGGTGTGCGCAATGGCCATGTGTTGCAGAAACGAATACCGATTTCACTTCACTGTTCAATCCTTTATGACGATCTGATATAATAACGATATCCACGATTGGTGCAATTGATCTTCTCAAATTGATAAGTCTATATAGCGCATGAGCTcctcaaatcttctattcttgCACGTCTTAGCTGCTGGCCAATAATACTTTTTCAACAACCTATTCTTACATGCATATTTGAGAAAACATGGTGTGCACAATGGCCATGTGTTGCAGAAAGGAATACTGATTTCACTTCACGGCTCAATCCTTTATGACGATCTGATATAATAACGATATCCATGACTGGTGCAATTGATCTTCACAAATTGCtgaggaaccaattccaactgctAATGTTCTTAAACTCTCCAATTTCGTAAGCTCCTAAGAGGATGTGATTATTCCCATCCAACATTGTAGCCATGAACACTACACCTTTATACTTTCCTTTCAGGTGAGCCCCGCGCACACACAACCTTTCAAAAATACTGCTGAAAGTTTCTAATGCTTGTCCAAGTGTGATGAAACATCTCTCGAAGTAGTTGGTTTCCCTGTTTATTTGTAAATCCATTACCGTCCAATGATTTGCCTTTGTCAACTCTTAAAGAAAGGCCACGAACACAATGTACGGATGTTCAAATGATCCTATAACCTCATTAATTGCAACATCCTTACCAAACCATGCCTTCATATAACTGAAATCAACTTCATATTCCCTCGCCATTCCATGTTGTATATTGCCTAGCCTGCATATTAGATCCTTATTCATGCAACTGCAAGCTTGCTGCATATCTTACTCACCTATCAATGATGTCACCATGTCCCTTTATAAGCTGCTTTACATTTACTATGC
This region of Magnolia sinica isolate HGM2019 chromosome 1, MsV1, whole genome shotgun sequence genomic DNA includes:
- the LOC131217663 gene encoding uncharacterized protein LOC131217663 isoform X2 — protein: MDKEDDVGKADEEKKEVGKERKSKKKMDIKEEMGKEEDGKREVGKERGKKKMYTKEEMGHEASRQEAGKPPYEVLIEQLSTNISTQFGRINYKLKLSSRVTRSRKDIQELREENHNTCKEMKMLRAELEALKGISRSFQGGEARDRLSLVDHGGGQTGFVDRSALVNEMGGLPAPVNMMGGQPALFVTPPQILREVVQGGEKRVKRETYSSRFLVSPFTAPRAEQDEVSALDAGYMDPSRSLTLEELNLVKNAYDNEGLSWLRCLWRDESWVDDEGINLYMEFLTERRIKYPLQYPQNCLFVNTFFMRILEFDIKKIYEYGAGDHNNREDLGGKVLPRNMLSMVKGIHEGKHMWEYDCVYFPLNARERHWFLAVLYPRRRMLELYDSLHYEWEGKYDTFVKAFLEGVRWIFHIVDDGNSYWEDQWTVEMIMATPKQNNGYDCGVYVMKYIDFLCSRKSIDFGRDDIPKFRKTLSFDCLQMYRQYAVVPQSVVAKRESKDEVDIEEVKQLVGPEVEVLTKRKKLASKPITNRFLFRKRKKDV
- the LOC131217663 gene encoding uncharacterized protein LOC131217663 isoform X1; translated protein: MGAPKQKWTSEEEEALLAGVNKHGAGKWRTIQKDPEFGHCLAARSNIDLKAKWRNMSVSASGQGSRERSKIPKLKALPGIPSSGAPTQDASPAAVVDPSKSLQDGKVPPRYNTMIIEALSTMQDPSGSEIGAISRFIEQRHEVPPNFRRLLSSKLRRLVGQDKIEKGISRSFQGGEARDRLSLVDHGGGQTGFVDRSALVNEMGGLPAPVNMMGGQPALFVTPPQILREVVQGGEKRVKRETYSSRFLVSPFTAPRAEQDEVSALDAGYMDPSRSLTLEELNLVKNAYDNEGLSWLRCLWRDESWVDDEGINLYMEFLTERRIKYPLQYPQNCLFVNTFFMRILEFDIKKIYEYGAGDHNNREDLGGKVLPRNMLSMVKGIHEGKHMWEYDCVYFPLNARERHWFLAVLYPRRRMLELYDSLHYEWEGKYDTFVKAFLEGVRWIFHIVDDGNSYWEDQWTVEMIMATPKQNNGYDCGVYVMKYIDFLCSRKSIDFGRDDIPKFRKTLSFDCLQMYRQYAVVPQSVVAKRESKDEVDIEEVKQLVGPEVEVLTKRKKLASKPITNRFLFRKRKKDV